Part of the Streptomyces sp. NBC_01353 genome, AGCAGCGCCTCGACGGTAGCGAGCGGCAGCGAGCGGTCCAGGAGCCTGCGGGCTGAGAGCCGCACGGAGACCGGCGTCCGATGGCCGAGTCCGGCCCGTTCGGCGGCCTGCTCGACGGCCTGCTCCAGGAGCCAGCGGCCGAGCTCGGAGACGCGCTCGCTGTCGTCGGCGACGCGCAGGAACTCGGCGGGGGTGAAGAGGATGCCCTGGGCGGAGCGCCAGCGGGCCTGGGCCGCGACGGCGGTGATACGGCCGCTGGTGAGGTCCACGACGGGCTGGTGGAGCAGGGCGAACTCACCGTCGTCGAGGGCGGTGCGCAGCCGGGTGGCCAACTCCGTCCTGCGGACGACCTCGGCCTGCATCTGCGGCGCGTACATCTCGACGCGGTCCTTGCCGGCGGCCTTGGCCCGGTACATGGCCAGGTCGGCGTTGCGGAGCAGGTCCCCCGCGCTGATGCCGGGCTCGGCGAAGGCGACGCCGATGGAGGCGGCGACCCGCACCTCGTTCCCGCCGTCGAGGCGGTACGGCTGGGAGAGCGTGAGGCGGAGCCGGTCGGCAATCTCGTGGACCTGGTACTCGCGGGCCGACGTGTCCCGTGAGCCGTCGCCGAGGATGAGCGCGGCGAACTCGTCGCCGCCGAGACGGGCGGCGGTGTCCCCGGCCCGTACGGAGTCCTGGAGGCGGCGGGCGGCCTGGACGAGGAGCTCGTCGCCCGCCTGGTGGCCGAGCCGGTCGTTGACGCCCTTGAAGCCGTCGAGGTCGATGAAGAGCACGGCGGTGCCGGGGTCGGAGGAGCGTCGGCCGGTGAGGGCCTTGCGGACGCGCTGGGTGAACAGCGCCCGGTTGGGCAGGTCGGTGAGCGGGTCGTGCTCGGCGTTGTGCTGCAACTGCTCCTGGAGACGGACCCGTTCGGTGACGTCGCGGCTGTTGAAGATGAGCCCGCCCTGGTGGCGGTTGACCGTGGACTCGACATTGAGCCAGTCGCCGCGGCCTGAGCGGAAGCGGCACTCGATCCGGGTCGTCGGCTCCTCCGAAGGAGGAGCGGCGAGGAACCGGCGCACCTCGTGGACCACGCCGCCGAGATCCTCCGGATGGATGAGGGAGGCCAGTTCGGAGCCGATCAGATCCTCGGCCTCACGCCCGTAGACCCCCGAGGCGGCGGGGCTCACGTACCGGAGTATGCCGGTGGGCGCGGCGATCATGATGACATCGCTGGAGCCCTGCACCAGGGACCTGAAGTGGTTCTCCTTCTGGGCCAGTTCATGGGTGAGGGCGATGTTGTCGAGGAGCATGATGCCCTGCCGGACGACCAGGGCGAGGACGACCGTACAGCCGGTGAAGACGACCACGCGGTCCACTCTGCGTCCCTCGACGACGTTGTACAGGATGCCGAGCGTGCAGACCGCCGCGGCGAGATACGGGGTGAGGGCGGCCAGCGAGCCGGCCACGGGGCGGCTCGGGAGGCGCTGGCCGCGCGGGGAGGGGGTGCTCTCGACGCTCCGGCGCACCCCCCAGGGGGCGTACGCCAGGAGCAGCGATCCGGCGAACCAGCCGGCGTCGAGCAGCTGCCCGGAGGTGTAGTTCTCGCGGAACAGCGGGGAGGTGAAGAGGGCGTCGCACAGCACGGTGAGGGCGAGGGCGGCGATGGCCGTGTTCGTCGCCGAGCGGTTCACGTTGGAGCGGCGGAAGTGCAGGGCCAGGACCATGCTGACGAGAACGATGTCGAGCAGTGGGTACGCGAGCGAGAGGGCGGCCTCGGCGACGCTCTCGCCCTGGAAGTGCGCGGTGTGCGCGAGGGCGAGGCTCCACGAGAGGGTGAGCAGCGAGCCGCCGATGAGCCAGGCGTCGAGCCCGAGGCAGACCCAGCCGGCCCGGGTGACGGGCTTCTTGGCGAGGACGAGCAGGCCGACGATGGCGGGCGGGGCGAAGAGCAGGAAGAACAGGTCGGCGATGGACGGGCTGGGCACCTCCCGGTCGAGCACGACTTCGTACCACCCCCAGACTCCGTTACCGGCGGCGGCCATCGTGGAGGAGAAGGCGAACAACATCCAGGCGGGGCGGAAGCGGCTCTCGCGGAGGCGGGCGTAGAGGAAGCAGGAGACGCCTGCGGCGAGGGCGGCCGCGCTCAGGCCGAAGTCGCCCATGATCAGCGCCAGTTGTTCGGATCCCCAGCCGAGGGCGGCTCCTGTCGCAAAGCCCGCGCAGATCAGCCCGAGGACGACCTGGGTGACGACGCCGCCGGTGTCGGACGGTGTCGGGTCCGGGACTCGGGTGCCGCTCGCACCGTCTCCCGCCTTCTTCGTCGGAGTGCCGCTCGCGGACGCGGACGCGGACGCGGCACCGCCCGTCGCCGTGCCGCCCTGGGCCGCGCCCGCGGCGACCGGGTTGCGGCCGATGAGCGCTCCGGGGGCGGTCACCGGGGCTCCCCTGCGTGCGCCGTCACCTTCGGGCGCCTCCTGTGCCGGAATGGGGCGCGCGAGGGTCGTCGACGGCGGCCCCGCCGCGTCGGATCGTCGGTCCATCGGCCGTACTTCACCCGTCGCCCCCCTCGGATTCTGTTGACCCGTCACTTCGCTCCCCAGCGCCAGCTCGTACTCGACGCAGCCCCCCGCTCCGGGACGATACACCAGGACCGTCACTCAGGGACAGGGGTGCTGTACTCTCAGTGACGGCCCTGGGGCTCACGGCGGGCGCACCGAGGGGGCGCGCGCCTCGAGCCCTGCGACTCAGGTGGTCAGGACCACGTTGGCCAGGCGATCCCCCGCCGCGAACCGCGTCAGCTGGCCGGCGATCAGCCGCTTGGCACGGGGCATGAACGCCGAAGTGGAACCGCCGACATGGGGACTCACCAGGACACCGGGAGCGTGCCACAACGGGTGGCCGGGCGGCAGCGGTTCGGGGTCGGTGACATCGAGCGCGGCGGCGATCCGGCCGCTCTCGACCTCCTTGAGCAACGCGGCAGTGTCCACCACAGGGCCCCTGGCGACGTTGACCAGAAGCGCCCCGTCCCGCATCCGCGCGAGAAACCCCGCGTCGGCGAGATGCCTGGTCTCGGGCGTGAGAGGGGTGGACAGCACGACGACATCCGCCTGCGGCAGCAGGTCGGCCAGAGCGGACATCGGCTGGACCGGACCGCGCTCCGTGGTGCGTGCGGAGCGCGCGACGCGCGCCACCCGCGCGCACTCGAACGGCACGAGCCGGTCCTCGATGGCGGCACCGATCGAGCCGTACCCGACGATCAGCACGGACTTGTCGGCGAGGGCCGGATAGAACCCGCCCAGCCACTCCTCCTTGTCCTGACCGCGGACGAAGCCGGGGATCCCGCGCAGCGAGGCGAGGATCAGGGCGAGCGTCAGCTCGGCGGTGCTGGCCTCGTGGACGCCTTTGGCGTTGCAGAGTTCGACCCCGGGCCCCAGCGCGCCGAGCCCGGGGCTCACGTGGTCCGTGCCCGCCGAGAGCGTCTGTACGGCGCGCAGCGAGGTCATCCCGGCGAGCGGCCGAACGGCGACCTCCGTGCCCTTCATGTACGGGACCACGTAGAACACGCAGCGGGCCGGATCGGCGGGAAAGTCGGGACCGCCGTCCCAGAAGCGGTAGTTCAGCCCCGACTCGCCCGGCGCGGGAAGCCCTTCGATCTCGTCCGCGGGAATCGGAAGCCACACGTCAGCGGTCGTGTCATCGAGTGTCATGACCGGGAGGCTATGCGATGAACCCCGCTCACCATTGGTTACTTTGGGGGCGGCACAGGGAGGGGTACCGGCAGGTGGAGCGCAGGACAATCGGGGCGGCGGCGCTCGACGTGGGCGCGGTCGGCCTGGGCTGTATGCCGATGAACTGGGCCTACAACGCCTCGCAGCAGCGCGGCGACCGCTCGCTGCGCACGGTGCACGCGGCACTGGACGCCGGGGTGAGCCTGCTCGACACCGCGGACATGTACGGGCCGTTCACCAATGAGCTGTTGGTGGGACGGGCCCTGAAGGAACGCCGGGCAGAGGCGTTCGTGTCGACCAAATGCGGTCTGCTCGTGGGCGATCAGCACGTGGTGGCCAACGGCCGGCCGGGATACGTACGGCGGGCCTGCGACGCCTCGCTGCGCCGGCTGCAGACGGATGTGATCGATCTCTACCAGCTGCACCGGGCCGACCCCGAGGTGCCGGTCGAGGAGACCTGGGGCGCGATGGCCGACCTGGTGTCGGCGGGCAAGGTGCGGGCGCTCGGATTCTGCGCGGTGGGGGCCCGTGCGGCCCGGCGCGGTGGAGCAGCACATCTGCACGAGGGAACGATCCGGCAGCTGGAGCGGGTCCAGCAGGTCTTCCCGGTGAGCGCGGTGGAGGCCGAGCTGTCGGTGTGGTCGCCCGAGGCGCTGGAGCGGCTGCTGCCGTGGTGCGAGGCACGGGGTGTGGGGTTCCTGGCCGCGATGCCGCTGGGGAACGGTTTCCTCACCGGGACGCTGACGCCGGGCGGCGGCTTCGAGCCGGACGACCCACGGGCCCGGCACCCCCGCTTCACCGCCGAGATGATGGCTGCCAACCAGCCGCTGGTGGCCGGTCTGCGGCGGGTGGCGGCCCGGCACGGCGTGAAGGTCACTCCGGCCCAGGTGGCGCTGGCGTGGGCGCTGGCGCAGGGGCCGCACGTGGTGCCGATCCCGGGGGCGAAGCGGGAGGTCTGGGCGGTGGAGAACGCGCGGGCGGCGGATCTGGTGCTGACGGCCACGGATCTGGCGGAGATCGCGCGGCTGCCCGCACCGCGGGGATCGTGGGACTGAGCGCGGGGATCGTGGGACTGAGCGCGGGAACCTGATCGGACCGAGCGGTGTATCAAGGGTAGTGAGCGCCGTTCGAAGGGATCGGGACCGTGGGCCGAGCTTTTGTGGGAGCTGTGTGTGCCGCCGCCGTGCTGGGGCTCGTGACGGGGTGCTCGTCGGGCGAGGGCGGGAGCGGGCCCGCGTCCTCGCCCACGTCCGCGTCCGCGTCCGCGTCCGCGTCGCCGTCGGGGACGGGGACGGGTGGGGCGCCGGCCGAGGTGCGGGTCGCCGGGACGCTGACCGAGGATCTGGAGTCGCCGTGGGGCGTGGCAGCGCTGCCCGGCGGGGATCTTCTCGTCGCCTCGCGCGACGAGCGGACGATCACCCGCGTCGACACGAAGACGGGGAAGAAGACGCCGGTCGGAGAGGTGCCGGGGGTGGTCCCCGGCGGTGAGGGCGGACTCCTGGGCCTCGCCGTGCGGGACGGCCTGGTGTACGCCTACTTCACTGCCGAGTCGGACAACCGCATCGTCCGGATGCCGTACGGAGGCGGGAGCACGGACCGGCTGGGCGCGCCCGAGGTGGTCCTGTCGGGCATCCCGAAGGGGAATGTGCACAACGGCGGGCGGATCGCGTTCGGTCCGGACGGGATGCTGTACGCGGGGACGGGCGAGCGTGGCGAGACAGGCCTCGCGCAGAACCTGGAGTCGCTGGGCGGCAAGATCCTGCGGATGACACCGGAGGGGAAGCCGGCGCCCGGCAATCCGTTCCCCGGCTCGTTGGTGTATTCGTACGGTCACCGCAATGTGCAGGGCCTGGCCTGGGACACGGACGGACGGCTGTGGGCGGCCGAGTTCGGCCAGAACACCTGGGACGAGCTGAATCTGATCCAGCCCGGCAAGAACTACGGGTGGCCGCAGGTGGAGGGCTCGTCGGACGTGTCCGACTTCGTGAACCCGGTGGCCGAGTGGAAGACGGACGAGGCCTCACCGAGCGGTATCGCGTACGCCGAGGGCGCGATCTGGATGGCCGGGCTCAGAGGCGAGCGACTGTGGCGTATCCCGCTCTCGGGGGCGGAACGCGCGGGGGAGCCCGAGGCGTTCCTCGTGGAGGAGTACGGCCGCCTGCGCACGGTCCTGGCGGCGGGTGACGGCCGGCTCTGGCTGACGACGAGCGAGACCGACTCCCGGGGCACGCCCGGGCCCGGCGACGACAAGATCCTCCGGCTGGAGGTGAGATAGGGGCGGGCAGATGTTCAACCTGGCGGAAGAGCTCTTCGCACCGGGCCGCAAGCACACCGACGACGAGCGTCAGCGGCTCGCCCTGACCAGGGAGGACCAGGGCGACGGCGATCCCGGGAAGGGGCCGATCGACCTGACCTCGGGCCGCGTGACGATACGCGTCCCGAGCCAGGCCGGCACGGAGGATCGGGACGCCTAGCGGCTCCCAGGGCGCCTGGGCAGCCCAGGGTGAGGCACGTCCTAGGGAGTCGGCTCCAGGAGGCGGAGGCGGTGAGCGAGGGCGGCTGCCTCGCCGCGGCCGGAGACGCCCAGCTTGGCGAGGATGTTGGAGACGTGGACGCTCGCCGTCTTCGGTGAGATGAAGAGTTCCTCGGCGATCTGGCGGTTGGTGCGGCCGGCGGCGACCAGGCGCAGGACGTCCTGCTCCCGGGGGGTCAGGCCGAAGGCGTCGTCTCCCGGCTCCGGTTCGGGGGCGTGATCCGGGCTGGTGAGGGAGAGACGGGCCCGGGCGGCCAGGAGTGCGACGTCCTCGCGGAGCGGGTGCGCGCCGAGGCGGACGGCCGTGGCATGGGTCTCGCGCAGGAGGGCCGCCGCCTCCTCGCGGCGGCCTCCCTCGGTGAGCAGGGCGTCGGCGAGGCGGTGACGCGCCTGGGCGAGCAGGTAGGGGCACTCCAACTGCTCGTAGGAGGTGACGATCTCGGCCCAGCGTGCGACGGGTCGGCGGTCCTCCGCACGGTCCAGCTCCGCCGAGGCGTACAGGGAGTACGCCTCCCAGACGGGCGCGGGGGTCGCCAGCCCGCGTACGCAGCGGCGGATCAGGGCGATCGCCTCCGTGCGGCCCTCCTCGGCGGCGGGCAGGCCGAGCGCGTCGGCCTCCGCCGTGGCGGCGGCGAGCAGCAGCGGCCAGCCCTCGCGGTGGGTGCCGGGCGGGAAGCCGGTCTCCGCGGCGGCGGCGAGCACGGTCCGCACGTCCTGGATCCGGCCGCCCGCGGCGGCGACGCTCAGCTCGACCATGCGCGTGGGGACGGTGTACTGCGGCATGGGGTCGGCCTCGCCGAAGTGCTCGCGGGCGGCGGCGAGCTGGGTGGCGGCCATGTCCAGCTCGCCCCGGGCGAGGGCCAGTTGGGCGAGGCGCAGCGCCGCCGAGCCGCGCGGCTTGGACCGGATCCCGGTCTGCTCGAGCCACTCGCAGTTGCGCTGGACGTCGCACCAGAGCCCAAGGGAGAACTGCGACTCCGCCTGATTGGAGCGGATCCAGCCCTGGCTGTCGAGGAGCCCGTGGTCGCGGGTGAGGCGGATGCCGTCCTCCGCGACATCGACGGCCTCCTGGGATCGGCCGAGGTTCTCCAGGGCGTGGGAGAGGTTGACGTGTGCGCGGGCGGACTCGTGGTGGAGGCCGAGGGCGCGCGTGCGATCGCGTACCTCGTACATGGTGGCGAGTCCGGTCTCGCGGTCGCCGGCGCTGACCTGGAGGGTGCCGAGGGTCAGGCGAGCACTGAGTTCGATGGACTCGTCCTTGACGAGGCGGGCGTATTCGACGGCCCGCTCGGCGGCGGCGAGGCTCTCCGGGCCGGGCTTGTGGAGCATCCCCCAGCCCGCGGCCACGGCGAGGATGCGGGCGTGCACGCCGGACGGGGGCAGGCCCTTGACGAGTTCCTGGGCGGTGGCGATCTCGTCCCAGCCGTCGGAGCGGCCGAGTCCGGAGACGATGCGGGAGCGTTCGGTCCAGAACCAGGCGGAGCGCAGCGGGTCGCGGTCCTCGTCCTCCTCCCCTTCGAGGAGCCGCAGGGCCATCTTGCCGATCTTCAGGGCGCGTTCGCGCTCCCCGCACAGCCGGGCGGCGTACGCGGCCTCGGCGAGCAGGTCGAGATAGCGCAGCGGCGTGGTCTCGGGATCGCAGCCGCACGGAGGGTACGCCTCGGCGTAGTCCATCGGCCGCAGGGAGCCGCGCACCTCGGCGGGGACCTCGTCCCAGAGTTCCATGGCCCGTTCGAGGAGCCGCAGTTGCTCGGCGTACGCATAGCGCTTGCGCGCCTCGACGGAGGCGCGGAGCACGGCCGGCAGTGCCCGGGAGGGGTCGTGGGCGTGGTACCAGTAGCTGGCGGCCCTGGTGGCGCGTTCGTCGGCGCGGACGAGGGAGGGGGCGGCCTCCAGGGCCTCGGCGTAGCGCCGGTTGAGGCGGGAGCGTTCACCGGGCAGCAGGTCGTCGCTGACGGCCTCGCGGACCAGGGAGTGGCGGAATCGGTAGCCGTCGCCGTCCGGGACGGACTGCAGGATGTTGGCGCCGACGGCGGCGCGCAGCGCCTCGATGAGGTCGTCCTCGGAGAGCCGGGCGACGGCGGCGAGCAGCGCGTACTCGACGGTGGAGCCGCCTTCGGCGACGATCCTGGCGACCCGCTGGGCGTCCTCGGGGAGCGTCTCGACCCGGACGAGCAGCAGATCGCGCAGGGAGTCGGTGAGGGCGCCGGGGGCGCAGCCGGACTCGTGGGAGACGACGAGTTCCTCGACGAAGAAGGCGTTGCCGTCGGAGCGGTCGAAGACCTCGTCGACCAGGGCGGCGTCGGGTTCGGCGGCGAGGATGCCGGTGAGCTGGCGGCGGACCTCCGCGCGGGTGAACCGGGCGAGTTCGATGCGCCGGATGGTCCGCAGCCGGTCCAGTTCGGCCAGGAGGGGGCGCAGCGGGTGGCGGCGGTGGATGTCGTCGGCGCGGTAGGTGGCGACGACCACGATCCGGCCGCGGCGCAGGGTGCGGAAGAGGTAGGCGAGGAGGTGCCGGGTCGATGCGTCGGCCCA contains:
- a CDS encoding DUF6191 domain-containing protein, with translation MFNLAEELFAPGRKHTDDERQRLALTREDQGDGDPGKGPIDLTSGRVTIRVPSQAGTEDRDA
- a CDS encoding PQQ-dependent sugar dehydrogenase, giving the protein MGAVCAAAVLGLVTGCSSGEGGSGPASSPTSASASASASPSGTGTGGAPAEVRVAGTLTEDLESPWGVAALPGGDLLVASRDERTITRVDTKTGKKTPVGEVPGVVPGGEGGLLGLAVRDGLVYAYFTAESDNRIVRMPYGGGSTDRLGAPEVVLSGIPKGNVHNGGRIAFGPDGMLYAGTGERGETGLAQNLESLGGKILRMTPEGKPAPGNPFPGSLVYSYGHRNVQGLAWDTDGRLWAAEFGQNTWDELNLIQPGKNYGWPQVEGSSDVSDFVNPVAEWKTDEASPSGIAYAEGAIWMAGLRGERLWRIPLSGAERAGEPEAFLVEEYGRLRTVLAAGDGRLWLTTSETDSRGTPGPGDDKILRLEVR
- a CDS encoding aldo/keto reductase, with product MERRTIGAAALDVGAVGLGCMPMNWAYNASQQRGDRSLRTVHAALDAGVSLLDTADMYGPFTNELLVGRALKERRAEAFVSTKCGLLVGDQHVVANGRPGYVRRACDASLRRLQTDVIDLYQLHRADPEVPVEETWGAMADLVSAGKVRALGFCAVGARAARRGGAAHLHEGTIRQLERVQQVFPVSAVEAELSVWSPEALERLLPWCEARGVGFLAAMPLGNGFLTGTLTPGGGFEPDDPRARHPRFTAEMMAANQPLVAGLRRVAARHGVKVTPAQVALAWALAQGPHVVPIPGAKREVWAVENARAADLVLTATDLAEIARLPAPRGSWD
- a CDS encoding 2-hydroxyacid dehydrogenase encodes the protein MTLDDTTADVWLPIPADEIEGLPAPGESGLNYRFWDGGPDFPADPARCVFYVVPYMKGTEVAVRPLAGMTSLRAVQTLSAGTDHVSPGLGALGPGVELCNAKGVHEASTAELTLALILASLRGIPGFVRGQDKEEWLGGFYPALADKSVLIVGYGSIGAAIEDRLVPFECARVARVARSARTTERGPVQPMSALADLLPQADVVVLSTPLTPETRHLADAGFLARMRDGALLVNVARGPVVDTAALLKEVESGRIAAALDVTDPEPLPPGHPLWHAPGVLVSPHVGGSTSAFMPRAKRLIAGQLTRFAAGDRLANVVLTT
- a CDS encoding AAA family ATPase, which translates into the protein MLGAVETRSVSPVFVGRAGELTALTDALARAGEGEPQALLIGGEAGVGKTRLIEEFVAAACDRGAFVAVGGCVEVGADGLPFAPFSTALRALSRRLPDELAAAAAGQEGELARLLPELGDVGSHEPSNEDSTARLFELTVRLLERLAADRTIVLVLEDLHWADASTRHLLAYLFRTLRRGRIVVVATYRADDIHRRHPLRPLLAELDRLRTIRRIELARFTRAEVRRQLTGILAAEPDAALVDEVFDRSDGNAFFVEELVVSHESGCAPGALTDSLRDLLLVRVETLPEDAQRVARIVAEGGSTVEYALLAAVARLSEDDLIEALRAAVGANILQSVPDGDGYRFRHSLVREAVSDDLLPGERSRLNRRYAEALEAAPSLVRADERATRAASYWYHAHDPSRALPAVLRASVEARKRYAYAEQLRLLERAMELWDEVPAEVRGSLRPMDYAEAYPPCGCDPETTPLRYLDLLAEAAYAARLCGERERALKIGKMALRLLEGEEDEDRDPLRSAWFWTERSRIVSGLGRSDGWDEIATAQELVKGLPPSGVHARILAVAAGWGMLHKPGPESLAAAERAVEYARLVKDESIELSARLTLGTLQVSAGDRETGLATMYEVRDRTRALGLHHESARAHVNLSHALENLGRSQEAVDVAEDGIRLTRDHGLLDSQGWIRSNQAESQFSLGLWCDVQRNCEWLEQTGIRSKPRGSAALRLAQLALARGELDMAATQLAAAREHFGEADPMPQYTVPTRMVELSVAAAGGRIQDVRTVLAAAAETGFPPGTHREGWPLLLAAATAEADALGLPAAEEGRTEAIALIRRCVRGLATPAPVWEAYSLYASAELDRAEDRRPVARWAEIVTSYEQLECPYLLAQARHRLADALLTEGGRREEAAALLRETHATAVRLGAHPLREDVALLAARARLSLTSPDHAPEPEPGDDAFGLTPREQDVLRLVAAGRTNRQIAEELFISPKTASVHVSNILAKLGVSGRGEAAALAHRLRLLEPTP
- a CDS encoding EAL domain-containing protein — protein: MDRRSDAAGPPSTTLARPIPAQEAPEGDGARRGAPVTAPGALIGRNPVAAGAAQGGTATGGAASASASASGTPTKKAGDGASGTRVPDPTPSDTGGVVTQVVLGLICAGFATGAALGWGSEQLALIMGDFGLSAAALAAGVSCFLYARLRESRFRPAWMLFAFSSTMAAAGNGVWGWYEVVLDREVPSPSIADLFFLLFAPPAIVGLLVLAKKPVTRAGWVCLGLDAWLIGGSLLTLSWSLALAHTAHFQGESVAEAALSLAYPLLDIVLVSMVLALHFRRSNVNRSATNTAIAALALTVLCDALFTSPLFRENYTSGQLLDAGWFAGSLLLAYAPWGVRRSVESTPSPRGQRLPSRPVAGSLAALTPYLAAAVCTLGILYNVVEGRRVDRVVVFTGCTVVLALVVRQGIMLLDNIALTHELAQKENHFRSLVQGSSDVIMIAAPTGILRYVSPAASGVYGREAEDLIGSELASLIHPEDLGGVVHEVRRFLAAPPSEEPTTRIECRFRSGRGDWLNVESTVNRHQGGLIFNSRDVTERVRLQEQLQHNAEHDPLTDLPNRALFTQRVRKALTGRRSSDPGTAVLFIDLDGFKGVNDRLGHQAGDELLVQAARRLQDSVRAGDTAARLGGDEFAALILGDGSRDTSAREYQVHEIADRLRLTLSQPYRLDGGNEVRVAASIGVAFAEPGISAGDLLRNADLAMYRAKAAGKDRVEMYAPQMQAEVVRRTELATRLRTALDDGEFALLHQPVVDLTSGRITAVAAQARWRSAQGILFTPAEFLRVADDSERVSELGRWLLEQAVEQAAERAGLGHRTPVSVRLSARRLLDRSLPLATVEALLTRHALPSGSLMIELADSDPRVSFDDLEQRLVVLRRLGVRIALDGFGSGHAAINALRRLPVDVLKLDRGLVEGVVESARLRKITSGLLRIARDLGLQSVADGVDVPEQVIALRAMGCTHGQGMAFSGPLDEYRLRRALVRDEYPVPGGVAIPAGSHPPFRSNSETPVPPP